One window of Gemmatimonas aurantiaca genomic DNA carries:
- a CDS encoding NAD(P)-binding protein: MTPSRRDLLKSLGAVVLAPALVGLSRKGQVIDGGFVPDGSEQGHAVRDERWKSSASSSPSTRAEHRTAVAIVGGGMGGLSAAWQLDSLGVSDWVLLEMDAHTGGNARSARPDGASLAGAPQARAPWGAHYVPVPAVDAVHVRRLFRELGVLSEHGEWDERTLCHTPQERLWQHGRWHEGLEPLDAIGAADRAQFARFDERIAEWRASRMFRVPGAMGHRERRRAVAAGGAAARTARAVEALDTLTADTWLRQEGFTAPALRWWVEYGTRDDFGASLTQASAWAAVHYFAARDNDEHGPLTWPEGNDFIAQALTARLNARTTRQGTPRIRTGQTVWQLSRSGNRWIVDTPDRRIVADAVIWAAPLFVLPRVYRDASMRVPVTLDHAPWVVANIVLHRWPDERGAPLAWDNVLYDSPSLGYVNAGHQLLGHPSLPAVWTWYHAVVDRPSAEGRQWLLQRPWSAWRDEIVNDLSRAHPDIASCISRIDIMRWGHAMARPVPGVLERVDVLQRWQPAPGLFPAHADLSGMSLFEEAQWHGIAAAERAAELVGRSGSGRAPVAREELETR, from the coding sequence GTGACACCCAGTCGACGGGATCTGCTCAAGTCGCTCGGCGCCGTGGTGCTGGCGCCGGCACTCGTGGGGCTGTCGCGCAAAGGGCAGGTGATCGACGGTGGCTTCGTGCCCGATGGCAGCGAACAGGGCCATGCGGTGCGTGATGAACGCTGGAAATCGTCGGCCTCGTCATCGCCATCCACGCGCGCCGAGCACCGCACCGCCGTTGCCATCGTCGGTGGTGGCATGGGCGGCCTGTCGGCGGCATGGCAACTGGACAGCCTCGGCGTATCCGATTGGGTGCTGCTCGAGATGGATGCGCATACGGGCGGCAACGCACGGTCGGCGCGTCCCGATGGGGCATCGCTGGCCGGGGCACCACAGGCGCGCGCGCCGTGGGGGGCACACTATGTGCCCGTGCCGGCGGTCGATGCGGTCCATGTGCGGCGTCTCTTCCGCGAACTGGGTGTGCTGAGTGAACACGGCGAATGGGACGAGCGCACGCTGTGTCACACGCCGCAGGAACGTCTCTGGCAACACGGGCGCTGGCACGAAGGACTCGAGCCGCTCGACGCGATCGGCGCGGCCGATCGGGCGCAGTTCGCACGATTCGATGAACGGATCGCCGAATGGCGCGCGAGCCGCATGTTCCGCGTGCCGGGCGCGATGGGCCATCGGGAGCGTCGGCGGGCCGTGGCGGCCGGTGGTGCTGCCGCGCGGACGGCGCGTGCGGTGGAAGCGCTCGACACCCTCACCGCCGATACCTGGTTGCGACAGGAGGGCTTCACGGCGCCTGCGCTGCGCTGGTGGGTGGAATACGGCACCCGCGACGATTTTGGCGCCTCACTCACGCAGGCCAGCGCGTGGGCAGCGGTGCACTACTTCGCGGCGCGTGACAACGACGAACACGGACCGCTCACCTGGCCAGAAGGCAATGACTTCATCGCACAGGCGCTCACGGCTCGGCTGAATGCCCGCACGACACGCCAAGGCACACCTCGCATTCGCACCGGCCAGACCGTGTGGCAACTGTCGCGTTCCGGAAACCGCTGGATCGTGGACACACCCGACCGACGCATCGTCGCCGATGCGGTCATCTGGGCGGCACCGCTGTTCGTGCTGCCGCGTGTGTATCGCGACGCATCCATGCGGGTGCCGGTGACACTCGATCACGCGCCGTGGGTGGTGGCCAACATCGTCCTGCACCGGTGGCCCGACGAACGCGGGGCGCCCCTGGCCTGGGACAACGTCCTCTACGACAGTCCCTCGCTGGGATACGTGAACGCCGGTCATCAATTGCTCGGTCACCCCTCGCTGCCGGCCGTATGGACATGGTATCATGCCGTGGTCGATCGGCCATCCGCGGAGGGTCGGCAGTGGTTGCTGCAACGTCCCTGGAGTGCGTGGCGTGATGAGATCGTGAACGATCTGTCGCGTGCGCACCCCGATATCGCGTCCTGCATCAGCCGCATCGACATCATGCGCTGGGGGCATGCGATGGCGCGTCCGGTGCCCGGGGTGCTGGAACGCGTGGACGTGTTGCAGCGTTGGCAACCGGCGCCGGGACTGTTTCCGGCCCACGCCGATCTGAGTGGCATGAGTCTGTTCGAGGAAGCACAGTGGCATGGCATCGCGGCAGCGGAGCGTGCGGCTGAACTGGTCGGACGGAGTGGCAGCGGCCGCGCACCCGTCGCACGGGAGGAGCTGGAGACACGATGA
- a CDS encoding polyamine aminopropyltransferase: MPLALFLSVCLIAACGLIYELVAGALASYLLGDSVTQFSTIIGTYLFAMGIGSWLSRFVVKGVVSRFVQVELLVGVVGGLSSLLLFLSFAYTDAFRPTLYGIVLLIGILVGLEIPLLMRILRDRFSFKDVVANVLTFDYIGALFASLLFPLLLVPRLGLVRSALLFGVINVLVGLWSTWLFRDALPRRRSLQITGVLALLVLGGGLWKGQAITTLAEEGMYADPIILAKDTRYQRIVLTSWKDDLRLYLNGHLQFASRDEYRYHEALVHPGLAAARARGHVLVLGGGDGLAVREILRYPDVQRVTLVDLDEGMTALFRTHPRLTALNAGSLNDARVQVVNADAFTWLDAHAMQFDFVVIDFPDPSNYHVGKLYTSAFYRLVQQHMTPGAALVVQSTSPMFARQSFWSIVTTLEGAGLRTWPYHVYVPSFGEWGFVIASRESYAPPASVPAGLRYLTASTIPSLFDFPADMQRVPALANRLNDQVLVRYYEHEFDAINR; the protein is encoded by the coding sequence GTGCCACTCGCGCTGTTTCTTTCGGTCTGCCTGATCGCCGCCTGCGGGCTCATCTACGAGCTCGTGGCCGGTGCGCTCGCGTCGTATCTGCTGGGCGACAGCGTCACGCAGTTCTCCACCATCATCGGCACCTACCTGTTCGCGATGGGCATCGGGAGCTGGCTCTCGCGCTTCGTGGTGAAAGGCGTCGTCTCGCGGTTCGTGCAGGTGGAGTTGCTGGTGGGCGTGGTGGGCGGTCTCTCGTCGCTGCTGCTCTTTCTGTCGTTCGCGTACACCGATGCGTTCCGGCCCACGCTGTACGGCATCGTGCTGCTCATCGGCATTCTGGTGGGGCTCGAGATTCCGCTGCTGATGCGCATCCTGCGGGATCGTTTCAGTTTCAAGGACGTCGTCGCCAACGTCCTGACGTTCGACTATATCGGCGCGCTGTTCGCGTCCCTGCTGTTCCCTCTGCTGCTCGTGCCGCGGCTCGGACTCGTCCGCTCGGCGCTGCTGTTCGGTGTGATCAATGTGCTGGTGGGCCTGTGGAGCACCTGGCTCTTTCGTGACGCCCTGCCGCGGCGGCGGTCGTTGCAGATCACGGGGGTGCTGGCGCTGCTCGTGCTTGGCGGCGGACTCTGGAAGGGGCAGGCCATCACCACGCTGGCCGAAGAAGGGATGTACGCCGACCCCATCATCCTGGCCAAAGACACGAGGTACCAGCGCATCGTGCTGACCAGTTGGAAGGACGATCTGCGGCTGTACCTGAACGGACATCTGCAGTTCGCGTCGCGCGATGAATACCGCTATCACGAGGCGCTGGTGCATCCGGGGCTCGCCGCGGCGCGCGCGCGCGGACATGTGCTCGTGCTGGGTGGCGGCGACGGGTTGGCCGTGCGCGAGATTCTGCGGTACCCCGATGTGCAGCGCGTGACGCTGGTGGACCTCGACGAGGGGATGACCGCGCTCTTCCGCACGCATCCCCGGCTCACCGCGCTCAATGCCGGTTCGCTGAACGATGCCCGCGTGCAGGTGGTGAATGCCGATGCCTTCACCTGGCTGGATGCCCACGCCATGCAGTTCGATTTTGTCGTCATCGACTTCCCCGATCCGTCCAACTATCACGTGGGGAAGCTGTACACGAGCGCGTTCTACCGACTGGTCCAGCAGCACATGACACCAGGCGCGGCGCTGGTCGTGCAGAGTACGTCGCCGATGTTCGCGCGGCAGTCGTTCTGGAGCATCGTCACCACGCTGGAGGGCGCGGGGCTGCGCACGTGGCCGTATCACGTGTACGTCCCCAGCTTCGGCGAATGGGGCTTCGTGATCGCGAGCCGGGAGAGTTATGCTCCGCCGGCCAGTGTGCCCGCCGGCCTGCGGTATCTCACGGCCTCCACCATTCCGTCGTTGTTCGACTTTCCGGCGGACATGCAACGGGTGCCCGCACTTGCCAACCGGTTGAACGATCAGGTGCTCGTGCGCTACTACGAGCACGAATTCGATGCCATCAACCGTTGA
- a CDS encoding DUF350 domain-containing protein gives MDTFMQNLINTAVYGLIGVVMFIVAFVIIDVLTPGKLWDEIGTKQNTSAAILMGSVAIALGIIIAAAIH, from the coding sequence ATGGACACGTTCATGCAGAACCTGATCAACACGGCGGTCTACGGCCTCATCGGCGTCGTCATGTTCATCGTGGCATTCGTCATCATCGATGTGCTCACGCCCGGCAAGCTGTGGGATGAGATCGGCACGAAGCAGAACACGTCGGCGGCCATTCTCATGGGATCGGTGGCCATCGCGCTCGGCATCATCATCGCGGCGGCCATTCACTGA
- a CDS encoding DUF4178 domain-containing protein, producing the protein MPTPALRVPRAAALNCSACGAAIELHAMGWAVSVVCAACGATLDATDANLRILQRGGQLRLTPRIPLGTRGTWKGAPWEVIGCQMVTITVDEVDYSWTEYVCFNPWRGFIYLSEYQGHWNVIEKLRRQPERERGGAQPTVDYGGLTYKHFQTARARTSAALGEFPWELQVGDEVIARDFVSPPYLLSAEGYDEEITWSQGTYTPPDVIAKAFNLDRNALIRPIGVFANQPNPYGHLPKQIFGLFAMSMVVLVVMFLANILLASNRTVLSRPYSFTRGTEDQAAFVTDVFELDGRPSVVAIDIDSPLDNDWLYLSFALINETTGESREASRQVSYYHGVDSDGSWTEGSRHETVRLASVPAGRYFLRVQPEGGEPARRVVNYTLRVRRDAPVYGFYLVAFIALLVPVIFAVAPSVSFERRRWAESDHAPASSDDDDDDDE; encoded by the coding sequence ATGCCCACGCCTGCCCTCCGGGTCCCCAGAGCGGCGGCACTCAACTGCAGCGCCTGTGGCGCGGCCATCGAACTGCATGCGATGGGATGGGCGGTGAGCGTGGTGTGTGCCGCATGCGGCGCCACACTCGACGCCACCGACGCCAATCTCCGCATTCTGCAGCGGGGTGGGCAGCTTCGTCTCACACCGCGGATTCCCCTGGGCACGCGCGGCACCTGGAAAGGAGCCCCGTGGGAAGTGATCGGCTGTCAGATGGTCACCATCACCGTGGACGAGGTGGACTATTCGTGGACCGAATACGTCTGCTTCAATCCGTGGCGCGGGTTCATCTATCTGTCGGAGTATCAGGGCCACTGGAACGTCATCGAGAAGTTGCGTCGGCAACCCGAACGTGAGCGTGGTGGCGCACAACCCACCGTGGACTACGGCGGGCTTACCTACAAGCATTTCCAGACGGCGCGGGCGCGCACGAGCGCGGCGCTGGGAGAGTTCCCCTGGGAATTGCAGGTCGGCGATGAGGTCATCGCGCGGGATTTCGTGTCGCCCCCGTATCTGTTGAGCGCCGAAGGGTACGATGAGGAGATCACCTGGTCGCAGGGGACGTACACACCGCCCGACGTGATCGCGAAGGCGTTCAATCTCGACCGGAACGCCCTGATCCGCCCCATCGGCGTCTTTGCCAACCAGCCCAACCCCTACGGCCACCTGCCGAAGCAGATCTTCGGGCTCTTCGCGATGTCGATGGTGGTGCTGGTGGTGATGTTCCTGGCGAACATCCTGCTGGCCAGCAATCGCACGGTGCTGAGCAGGCCCTATTCGTTCACCCGGGGCACGGAAGACCAGGCGGCGTTCGTGACGGATGTGTTCGAACTGGACGGACGTCCGTCGGTGGTGGCCATCGATATCGATTCGCCGCTCGACAACGACTGGCTCTATCTGTCGTTCGCGCTGATCAATGAAACCACGGGCGAATCGCGCGAGGCATCCCGGCAGGTGAGCTACTATCACGGCGTGGACAGCGACGGATCGTGGACCGAAGGATCGCGGCACGAAACCGTGCGACTCGCCTCGGTGCCGGCGGGGCGGTATTTCCTGCGGGTGCAGCCGGAGGGCGGTGAGCCCGCGAGGCGTGTGGTGAACTACACGTTGCGCGTGCGCCGCGATGCGCCGGTGTACGGATTCTACCTGGTGGCGTTCATCGCCCTGCTCGTTCCCGTGATCTTTGCCGTGGCCCCCTCGGTGTCGTTCGAGCGCCGGCGCTGGGCCGAGAGTGATCATGCGCCGGCCTCGAGCGACGATGACGACGACGATGATGAATAG
- a CDS encoding DUF4178 domain-containing protein, producing MTVPQPHGATCPNCGAPVRFLWAQAVQTTCPYCRSVLVRQDLDLAKVGEQADFPATGSPIQIGTEGRWRERTFVVIGRLTYGWARGRWNEWHCLMNDGRSAWLSDAQLEYAMTVEVGAGADMPDGARVQVGERYTWGDTTYQVATITTAFYLGTEGELPFTSYDRGTSRFIDLTSVDGRFATIDGSEHPPLLYLGEYLGFDDLAFRNLREFEGWRET from the coding sequence ATGACGGTGCCACAGCCGCACGGCGCGACCTGCCCCAACTGCGGTGCGCCGGTGCGGTTCCTCTGGGCGCAGGCCGTGCAGACCACATGTCCCTACTGCCGCTCGGTACTCGTGCGGCAGGATCTCGATCTCGCCAAGGTGGGCGAGCAGGCCGATTTTCCGGCCACCGGTTCGCCCATTCAGATCGGCACCGAAGGGCGCTGGCGTGAACGCACGTTCGTGGTGATCGGCCGCCTCACGTATGGCTGGGCGCGTGGGCGCTGGAACGAATGGCACTGCCTCATGAACGACGGACGCAGTGCGTGGCTGTCCGACGCGCAGCTCGAATACGCGATGACGGTGGAAGTGGGCGCTGGCGCCGACATGCCCGATGGGGCGCGTGTGCAGGTCGGCGAGCGCTACACCTGGGGCGACACCACGTACCAGGTCGCCACCATCACCACGGCCTTCTACCTCGGCACCGAGGGCGAACTGCCGTTCACCAGCTACGATCGCGGCACTTCACGATTCATCGATCTCACCAGCGTCGACGGTCGGTTCGCCACCATCGACGGCTCCGAACATCCCCCGCTGCTCTATCTGGGTGAATATCTCGGCTTCGACGACCTCGCGTTCCGCAATCTGCGCGAGTTCGAGGGATGGCGAGAGACATGA
- a CDS encoding S-adenosylmethionine decarboxylase, which translates to MKPFATAIAGQEWVVEAFGCDPGRLASLPALQALFDAMTDELSLHPVAPAQWHRFPAPGGITGMVMLAESHLTVHTFPEHASACINLFCCTPRAPWNWSDRLHDLLGADGVLVRALTREYVPTGTGAVAATVAATATDTDTSASAIAAESSR; encoded by the coding sequence GTGAAGCCTTTCGCAACCGCGATCGCAGGACAGGAGTGGGTGGTGGAGGCGTTCGGGTGTGATCCCGGGCGCCTTGCCAGCCTGCCTGCATTGCAGGCGCTGTTCGACGCGATGACCGACGAACTGTCGCTGCATCCGGTGGCACCGGCGCAGTGGCACCGGTTTCCCGCGCCAGGTGGCATCACCGGCATGGTGATGCTCGCCGAGTCGCATCTGACGGTGCACACATTTCCAGAACACGCGTCGGCCTGCATCAATCTGTTCTGCTGCACGCCACGCGCGCCGTGGAATTGGTCCGACCGACTGCACGATCTGCTCGGCGCCGACGGGGTGCTCGTGCGCGCACTGACGCGGGAGTACGTGCCCACGGGGACGGGCGCGGTCGCGGCCACCGTCGCGGCCACGGCCACGGACACGGACACAAGCGCGAGCGCGATCGCCGCGGAGTCGTCGCGATGA
- a CDS encoding SPFH domain-containing protein: MSLGDFLRKQFIDVIQWTESGPGVLMYRFPMQDMEIQSGAKLTVRESQLALFVNEGRAADAFGPGLHTLITSNLPLLTNLLNWDKAFESPFKSDVYFFSTRVQTGQRWGTQQPITIRDREFGAVRLRAFGMYGFRVTNPAVFQQNVGATDAEYTVTQLEPALRNAIIAGFTTAFANAQVPFLDMAANQAQLATQIAAAVQPAFEQLGLRLESFTVENLSLPDELQKRLDERISMNIIGDMRTYTQFQAAQAIPIAAANEGGMAGLAAGLGAGVGLGGVISNALTGAAGAPQAPGVAVPPERMAVPVAPTADAKFCTNCGTRLPSIAKFCSACGTAQS; the protein is encoded by the coding sequence ATGTCCCTTGGTGATTTCCTGCGCAAGCAATTCATCGACGTCATCCAGTGGACCGAATCCGGTCCGGGTGTGCTGATGTACCGCTTCCCCATGCAGGACATGGAGATCCAGAGCGGGGCGAAGCTCACGGTGCGCGAGTCGCAACTGGCGCTGTTCGTGAACGAAGGGCGCGCGGCCGATGCGTTCGGTCCGGGGCTGCACACGCTCATCACGTCCAATCTGCCCCTGCTCACGAACCTCCTGAACTGGGACAAGGCTTTCGAGTCGCCGTTCAAGAGTGACGTGTATTTCTTCTCCACGCGCGTCCAGACGGGACAGCGGTGGGGCACGCAGCAGCCCATCACCATCCGCGATCGGGAGTTCGGCGCGGTGCGTCTGCGGGCGTTCGGCATGTATGGCTTCCGCGTGACCAATCCGGCGGTGTTCCAGCAGAACGTGGGCGCCACGGATGCGGAATACACCGTGACGCAGCTCGAGCCGGCATTGCGCAACGCCATCATCGCGGGATTCACGACGGCCTTCGCGAATGCGCAGGTGCCGTTCCTGGACATGGCCGCCAATCAGGCGCAGCTCGCCACGCAGATCGCCGCGGCGGTGCAGCCGGCGTTCGAACAGCTGGGGCTCCGGCTCGAGTCGTTCACGGTGGAGAACCTCTCGCTCCCCGACGAACTGCAGAAGCGGCTCGACGAACGCATCTCGATGAACATCATCGGCGACATGCGCACGTACACGCAGTTCCAGGCGGCGCAGGCCATCCCGATCGCTGCGGCCAACGAAGGGGGCATGGCCGGTCTGGCCGCCGGCCTGGGCGCCGGGGTGGGGCTCGGTGGTGTCATCAGCAACGCCTTGACCGGTGCCGCCGGTGCCCCACAGGCGCCGGGTGTGGCCGTTCCGCCCGAACGCATGGCCGTGCCGGTGGCTCCCACCGCCGATGCGAAGTTCTGCACCAACTGCGGAACGCGACTGCCGTCCATCGCGAAGTTCTGCTCTGCCTGCGGTACGGCACAGAGCTGA
- a CDS encoding BrxA/BrxB family bacilliredoxin, which produces MYPEQLLIPMRQELTRLGVEELRSAAEVDARLGDNTGTVLVVVNSVCGCAARNARPAVAMALEHDVTPDVSATVFAGQDRDATERAREYFTGYGPSSPSIALMKGQDVVFMLERRDIEGRSAAEIAGDLTAAFDRYCV; this is translated from the coding sequence ATGTATCCCGAACAACTGCTGATTCCCATGCGTCAGGAGCTGACGCGTCTCGGGGTCGAGGAACTGCGCTCGGCGGCCGAGGTGGATGCCCGTCTGGGCGACAACACCGGCACCGTGCTGGTGGTGGTGAACTCGGTGTGCGGCTGCGCGGCGCGGAACGCCCGGCCCGCCGTGGCGATGGCGCTGGAGCACGACGTCACGCCCGATGTCAGCGCCACCGTGTTTGCCGGCCAGGACCGCGACGCCACCGAACGGGCGCGCGAATATTTCACCGGCTATGGCCCGTCGTCGCCCAGCATTGCCCTCATGAAGGGGCAGGACGTGGTGTTCATGCTGGAGCGCCGTGACATCGAAGGGCGCAGTGCCGCGGAAATCGCCGGTGACCTGACGGCGGCGTTCGATCGGTACTGCGTGTAA
- a CDS encoding co-chaperone GroES family protein: MANNRSHKRLIVVGDRVLVKVEDGEQRSKVGLYLPPTAVDNQAVQGGEIVSTGPGLALPDLADQGDEPWRIGGGNREARFVPMQAQVGDYALFFRKAAVEITFENEQYLVVPQAAILALVREPREDIPDY; this comes from the coding sequence ATGGCCAACAACCGTTCGCACAAGCGTCTGATCGTCGTCGGTGACCGCGTCCTCGTGAAAGTCGAGGACGGTGAACAGCGGTCGAAGGTGGGACTCTATCTGCCCCCGACTGCCGTGGACAACCAGGCGGTGCAGGGTGGGGAGATCGTCTCCACGGGTCCGGGGCTCGCGCTCCCGGACCTCGCCGATCAGGGCGACGAACCGTGGCGGATCGGGGGAGGCAACCGGGAAGCCCGTTTCGTGCCGATGCAGGCCCAGGTGGGCGACTACGCCCTGTTCTTCCGCAAGGCGGCCGTCGAGATCACCTTCGAGAACGAGCAGTATCTCGTGGTGCCGCAGGCGGCCATTCTCGCGCTGGTGCGTGAGCCGCGGGAAGACATTCCCGACTATTGA
- a CDS encoding M24 family metallopeptidase has product MVRTRPTLRPPALPFALPLAFACLAAPLVSTGLGAQPVVTPATPGARTSGSSAADTLRPFGTLREQAAQQQKWLELRMERTLPMLMRREGVDMWVVPMREYNEDPLFKAIVSPTTFSARRRTIYVFFDRGGAQGVERIALGGTSQGNVYKAVRAMKPVPAPAAGSRGNERQAELWGDDQWNVLKQVIEERKPKKIAINTSRIFAFSDGLSSGEKEGMLEALGPQWAAKVVNAEALAVDMIAARQPEEEAMFRELNRVAWEIISEAFSNKVITPGVTKADDVLWWMRQRVNDLGLGTWFQTSVEVQRQFGSPELVGVNPTILPGDVLHCDFGITALGLNTDTQHMAYVLKPGETDVPAGLKKVLLASNRLQDITVAELRPGRTGNEVLAAALKRMRDEKIDGTLYSHPIGLNGHGAGALIGLWDYQDGVPGRGDHKIIPGMWYSIELQATAPVPEWNNQLVRSAQEEDVIIDANGKVRWAFGRQTTFHLVR; this is encoded by the coding sequence ATGGTTCGTACCCGCCCCACTCTGCGTCCGCCCGCGCTGCCCTTCGCGCTTCCGCTGGCTTTTGCCTGCCTCGCCGCCCCCCTCGTGTCGACGGGCCTGGGGGCGCAACCCGTCGTCACCCCCGCCACGCCCGGCGCACGAACCTCCGGGTCTTCCGCGGCCGACACCCTCCGGCCTTTTGGCACATTGCGGGAACAGGCGGCACAGCAGCAGAAGTGGCTCGAACTGCGCATGGAACGCACCCTGCCGATGCTCATGCGCCGTGAGGGTGTCGACATGTGGGTGGTGCCGATGCGCGAGTACAACGAAGACCCGCTCTTCAAGGCCATCGTATCGCCCACCACGTTTTCCGCGCGTCGCCGCACGATCTATGTGTTCTTCGATCGGGGTGGCGCGCAGGGGGTCGAACGCATCGCGCTGGGCGGGACGTCGCAGGGCAACGTGTACAAGGCCGTGCGCGCCATGAAGCCGGTGCCCGCGCCCGCCGCCGGCAGTCGCGGCAACGAGCGCCAGGCGGAGCTCTGGGGCGACGACCAGTGGAACGTGCTCAAGCAGGTCATCGAGGAGCGCAAGCCGAAGAAGATCGCCATCAACACCTCGCGCATCTTCGCCTTCTCCGACGGCCTCTCCAGCGGCGAGAAGGAAGGGATGCTCGAAGCGCTCGGTCCGCAGTGGGCGGCGAAGGTGGTGAACGCCGAGGCGCTGGCGGTGGACATGATCGCCGCGCGGCAGCCCGAAGAAGAGGCGATGTTCCGCGAGCTCAATCGGGTGGCCTGGGAGATCATCTCCGAAGCGTTCTCCAACAAGGTCATCACGCCCGGCGTGACCAAGGCCGACGACGTGCTCTGGTGGATGCGTCAGCGCGTGAACGACCTCGGACTGGGCACCTGGTTCCAGACCAGCGTGGAAGTGCAGCGGCAGTTCGGCAGTCCGGAGCTGGTGGGGGTGAATCCCACCATCCTGCCCGGCGACGTGCTGCACTGCGACTTCGGCATCACCGCGCTCGGTCTCAACACCGACACGCAGCACATGGCCTATGTGCTCAAGCCGGGCGAAACCGACGTGCCGGCGGGGCTCAAGAAGGTGCTCCTGGCGTCCAATCGTCTGCAGGACATCACCGTCGCGGAACTCCGCCCCGGTCGTACGGGCAACGAAGTGCTCGCCGCCGCGCTCAAGCGCATGCGCGACGAGAAGATCGACGGAACGCTCTACTCCCATCCCATCGGTCTCAACGGTCATGGGGCGGGCGCGCTGATCGGTCTCTGGGACTACCAGGACGGGGTGCCCGGCCGCGGCGATCACAAGATCATCCCCGGCATGTGGTATTCCATCGAACTGCAGGCCACGGCGCCGGTGCCCGAGTGGAACAACCAGCTCGTCCGGTCTGCGCAGGAAGAGGACGTGATCATCGACGCCAACGGCAAGGTCCGCTGGGCGTTCGGTCGGCAGACCACGTTCCATCTGGTGCGCTGA